Proteins co-encoded in one Vibrio sp. SNU_ST1 genomic window:
- a CDS encoding OmpA family protein, whose protein sequence is MLSIALAGCETTLPTGLFGEDMLQTAPKTDYDIMYPEWGVVQTTHQQGTITTNYGRGVSTNDPLEVFLRQNRIDFEVLPGNHVMVKLVQHVNFKTGSTSPEPAYNHWLDTLGSYLSRRQDIDVVIEGHTDNTGSDRVNDPLSEQRAKEVKARLESNYVSSRAIYTRGFGEYVPACNNASAQGKACNRRVELMLIVSK, encoded by the coding sequence ATGTTAAGCATAGCTTTGGCTGGGTGCGAAACTACGTTACCAACAGGGTTATTCGGTGAGGATATGTTACAAACTGCACCGAAAACTGATTACGACATTATGTACCCTGAATGGGGGGTGGTTCAAACCACTCATCAGCAAGGAACTATTACTACTAACTACGGACGTGGTGTTTCGACCAATGATCCACTGGAAGTCTTTTTAAGACAAAACCGTATCGATTTTGAAGTTTTACCTGGCAACCATGTGATGGTAAAGCTTGTACAGCATGTGAACTTTAAAACAGGTTCGACATCTCCTGAACCCGCTTACAACCATTGGTTGGACACGTTAGGCAGCTATCTTTCTCGACGCCAAGACATTGATGTCGTCATCGAAGGACACACGGATAATACAGGCAGTGATCGTGTTAATGATCCGCTCTCTGAACAGCGCGCAAAAGAAGTGAAAGCTCGCTTAGAAAGTAACTATGTTTCGAGTCGTGCTATTTACACCCGCGGTTTTGGTGAGTACGTTCCTGCATGTAACAACGCTTCAGCACAAGGTAAAGCCTGTAACCGCCGTGTTGAGTTGATGCTGATTGTGTCGAAATAG
- the hmpA gene encoding NO-inducible flavohemoprotein, which produces MLNNLHINIIKSTIPLLESAGPALTQHFYQRMFTHNPELKDIFNMTHQRTGRQGVALFEAIAAYAKNIDNLAALTTAVERIAQKHTSFNIQPDHYQIVGHHLIETLRELATAAFTSEVEEAWTEAYLFLAKVFIDREADLYLQRKHAVGGWEAARTFVIADKIEESALVTSFILQPKDGGDVLDYTPGQYIGIEVHPEGAEYKEMRQYSLSDKPNGKYYRISVKREGHGQETQGVVSNHLHDDASIGQEVNLYAPAGDFMYQERNKPVTLISAGVGVTPMQSMLEFLSGEQKNEPVLYLHACEDVGQHSFTTRVKDIVADKGWEAKTWYMNKGTLECENTYEGPMDLAPLSNTQSFLESDFYICGPVGFMKYIVEQLDALKVDRSRVHYEVFGPHADF; this is translated from the coding sequence ATGCTAAACAATCTACATATCAACATCATCAAATCGACGATTCCTCTTTTAGAAAGCGCAGGCCCTGCTTTAACTCAACACTTCTATCAACGTATGTTTACACATAACCCTGAGTTGAAAGATATCTTCAATATGACTCACCAAAGAACAGGTCGCCAAGGTGTGGCACTGTTTGAAGCTATCGCGGCTTATGCTAAAAATATTGATAACCTAGCAGCGTTAACCACTGCGGTTGAGCGTATTGCACAGAAACACACAAGCTTTAATATTCAACCAGACCATTACCAAATCGTTGGTCACCACCTGATTGAAACATTACGCGAATTGGCGACAGCGGCGTTTACTTCGGAAGTGGAAGAAGCGTGGACAGAAGCTTATTTGTTCTTAGCGAAAGTATTTATCGACCGTGAAGCGGACCTCTACCTACAACGTAAGCATGCAGTAGGTGGTTGGGAAGCTGCACGTACGTTTGTGATTGCAGATAAAATCGAAGAGTCAGCATTAGTTACAAGCTTTATCTTACAACCAAAAGATGGCGGTGACGTTCTGGATTACACGCCAGGCCAGTACATCGGTATCGAAGTGCATCCTGAAGGCGCAGAGTATAAGGAAATGCGTCAATACTCACTATCAGATAAACCTAACGGTAAATATTACCGAATCTCGGTTAAGCGCGAAGGGCATGGTCAAGAGACACAAGGGGTGGTTTCTAACCATCTTCATGATGATGCTTCTATTGGTCAAGAGGTAAACCTATACGCACCTGCGGGTGACTTCATGTATCAAGAGCGTAACAAGCCAGTCACGTTGATCTCAGCTGGTGTAGGTGTAACACCGATGCAATCTATGCTTGAGTTTTTAAGCGGCGAACAGAAAAATGAACCTGTTCTTTACCTTCATGCATGTGAAGATGTTGGTCAACACTCTTTTACTACCCGAGTTAAAGACATTGTTGCCGACAAAGGCTGGGAAGCGAAAACGTGGTACATGAATAAGGGAACTTTAGAGTGCGAAAATACGTACGAGGGCCCAATGGATTTAGCGCCTCTTTCTAATACTCAAAGTTTCCTTGAAAGTGACTTTTATATTTGTGGGCCAGTTGGTTTCATGAAGTACATCGTTGAGCAGTTAGACGCACTTAAAGTTGATCGTTCACGCGTACACTACGAAGTATTTGGCCCTCACGCTGATTTCTAA
- a CDS encoding TDT family transporter, whose translation MNWRRLTQVKNVPPSQASLALGVIGLGQAWALYLPGVGEIIRPYLAAFGALLLLPVLLRYITSFDTFINDIRHPLSGSLMAPMSMALLILCDYLAEISPIIAYPVWFCALLLHFTMMVLFFSFQILNFKMSNIVPSWFLYPVGLISSSLAGTQFGHTVFSETLAATCIGIYFLMLPVVLYRLVFEGNLPRRARPTLAIMAAPVNLSLAAYLVNFDNPDPILTGALAGIAITMTLLIYLCYIRLMRLKFQPSIAAVTFPSVISAIAMHRLTTFFGEEYPQWYWLHKFGFFELTIATILVIWVAGGYVKMYWPEFFDSDDISKKVKRS comes from the coding sequence TGGGGCAAGCTTGGGCATTATATCTGCCAGGGGTTGGTGAGATCATTCGACCTTACCTTGCTGCGTTTGGCGCACTGTTATTACTGCCCGTTTTACTTCGTTACATCACCAGTTTTGATACTTTCATCAATGACATTCGCCATCCACTTAGCGGAAGCTTAATGGCGCCGATGAGCATGGCGTTATTGATTCTATGTGACTATCTCGCCGAGATATCTCCAATAATCGCCTATCCAGTCTGGTTCTGCGCGTTGTTGTTGCATTTTACCATGATGGTGTTGTTCTTTAGTTTCCAGATCCTCAATTTCAAAATGTCGAACATTGTGCCGAGTTGGTTCCTGTATCCCGTGGGGTTAATCAGCAGTTCCTTAGCAGGTACACAGTTTGGACACACAGTTTTTTCAGAGACACTGGCGGCCACTTGTATCGGTATCTATTTCCTCATGCTGCCAGTGGTGTTGTATCGCTTGGTGTTCGAAGGAAACCTGCCACGCCGAGCAAGACCAACACTCGCTATCATGGCGGCTCCGGTTAACTTATCTTTAGCCGCTTACTTGGTTAACTTCGACAACCCAGACCCGATTCTGACAGGCGCATTGGCTGGCATTGCTATCACCATGACACTGCTGATCTACTTGTGTTATATCCGCCTAATGCGTCTGAAGTTCCAACCTTCAATTGCTGCCGTCACCTTCCCATCCGTGATCAGCGCTATTGCCATGCATCGATTAACCACGTTTTTCGGCGAGGAATACCCACAATGGTATTGGCTGCATAAATTCGGCTTCTTTGAATTAACCATCGCGACCATCCTAGTGATTTGGGTGGCAGGTGGTTATGTAAAAATGTACTGGCCTGAGTTTTTTGATTCTGATGACATATCCAAAAAAGTTAAGCGTTCTTAA
- the norR gene encoding nitric oxide reductase transcriptional regulator NorR, which produces MQDISASTLMEMTIGLASGVNDQDRFNRLIDAIRKTITCDCVALLSLQGDTLVPIAMQGLSRDTFGRRFIISEHPRFDAICASRSPVRFDADSSLSDPFDGLLIDHDGDLPMHACMGLPLLFGDKLLGVLTLDSLKPDVFANIPARNLEVLAAIAASTMQMAMTFSQLEHQAKQSKQLLEELNVEAWERDGGELIGNSDTMVALKNDIAVVAPSEFNILIHGDTGVGKELVARTLHHQSQRKRNPLVYVNCAAIPENLVESELFGHVRGAFTGADKNRLGKFALADGGTLFLDEIGELPLAAQSKLLRALQNNEIQPVGQDNIQTIDVRVLAATNRDLKQEVEDGRFRADLYHRLSVYPIAVPALKDRGDDISLLAGFFLEQARRKLGINQVKFRSDVLVFLNRYGWPGNVRELEHVISRSALKALARSTNKNLVTITKEDCGPLDQDQPIATTQVKNTPLSTPTIDLSAGLRGATDDFQRSIITEVLEDANFNWAQAGRVLKTDRANLTRLSKRLGLNVAKSHTIERTK; this is translated from the coding sequence ATGCAAGATATCTCAGCATCCACTCTCATGGAAATGACCATTGGTTTAGCCAGCGGTGTGAACGATCAAGACCGTTTCAATCGCTTAATCGATGCCATTCGTAAAACCATAACGTGTGATTGTGTCGCACTTTTAAGCCTTCAAGGTGACACGCTAGTACCCATCGCAATGCAAGGGCTCAGTCGAGATACATTCGGTCGCCGCTTTATTATTTCAGAACATCCGCGTTTTGATGCGATTTGTGCATCGCGTTCTCCAGTTCGTTTTGATGCGGATAGCTCATTGTCTGATCCTTTCGATGGCTTACTGATCGACCACGATGGCGATTTGCCCATGCATGCCTGTATGGGTTTGCCTCTTCTATTTGGTGACAAATTGTTAGGGGTACTAACCCTCGACAGCCTAAAACCTGATGTCTTCGCGAATATTCCGGCTCGGAACCTAGAAGTTCTCGCCGCTATTGCTGCCTCTACGATGCAAATGGCGATGACTTTCTCGCAACTTGAACATCAAGCAAAACAGTCAAAGCAATTACTGGAAGAGTTGAATGTTGAAGCGTGGGAACGTGACGGCGGCGAATTGATTGGTAATAGTGACACCATGGTCGCGCTTAAAAACGATATTGCGGTTGTCGCACCCTCTGAATTTAATATTCTGATTCATGGTGATACTGGTGTTGGTAAAGAGCTCGTTGCTCGTACCCTGCACCACCAATCCCAGCGTAAACGTAATCCGTTGGTCTACGTCAACTGTGCTGCTATTCCTGAGAACTTGGTAGAGAGTGAACTATTTGGTCACGTTCGTGGCGCGTTTACTGGTGCAGACAAAAACCGCTTAGGTAAATTTGCTTTAGCCGATGGCGGCACACTATTCTTAGATGAAATTGGTGAGTTGCCTTTGGCTGCACAAAGTAAGCTATTGCGTGCACTGCAAAACAACGAAATTCAACCTGTAGGCCAAGACAACATTCAAACTATTGATGTTCGTGTTTTAGCTGCAACCAACCGAGACTTAAAGCAAGAAGTTGAAGACGGTCGATTCAGAGCTGATTTATACCACCGACTGAGTGTGTACCCTATCGCAGTGCCAGCTCTGAAAGACCGAGGTGACGACATCAGCTTGCTAGCAGGCTTCTTCCTAGAACAAGCACGTCGTAAACTCGGTATCAACCAAGTTAAATTCCGCTCTGATGTACTGGTATTTCTAAACCGTTACGGTTGGCCAGGTAACGTACGTGAGCTTGAACACGTTATCAGTCGTTCAGCACTAAAAGCATTAGCTCGTAGCACTAACAAAAATCTCGTGACAATCACTAAAGAAGATTGTGGCCCACTCGACCAAGATCAACCTATAGCGACGACACAGGTAAAAAACACACCGTTATCAACACCAACGATCGACCTATCCGCAGGTTTACGTGGCGCTACCGATGATTTTCAACGCAGCATCATCACTGAGGTGTTGGAAGATGCCAACTTTAACTGGGCGCAAGCAGGGCGAGTTCTGAAAACAGACCGAGCAAACCTGACTCGACTGTCCAAACGTTTAGGGCTAAATGTGGCGAAGTCTCACACGATCGAACGGACAAAATAG
- a CDS encoding glutaredoxin, with amino-acid sequence MKFIRWFLGRVILLLNFVFSPRGVKRSQEEQSKVNEQAKTHTLYQFEACPFCVKVRRSMKRQSVQFELRDAKNNEQHRAELEAGGGRVKVPCLRIEKDGKTEWMYESSDIVSYLEKQFA; translated from the coding sequence ATGAAGTTTATCCGTTGGTTCTTAGGTCGCGTCATCTTGCTGTTGAATTTTGTTTTCAGCCCACGCGGTGTGAAGCGTTCTCAAGAAGAACAAAGCAAAGTGAACGAGCAGGCAAAAACGCACACGTTGTACCAATTCGAAGCATGTCCATTTTGTGTAAAAGTGCGACGTTCGATGAAACGTCAGTCAGTTCAATTTGAACTTCGTGATGCAAAAAATAATGAACAACACCGTGCAGAGCTTGAAGCTGGCGGCGGTCGTGTGAAAGTGCCTTGTCTACGTATAGAGAAAGACGGCAAAACTGAGTGGATGTACGAGTCTTCAGATATCGTATCTTACTTAGAGAAACAGTTCGCATAA